In Anaerolineales bacterium, one DNA window encodes the following:
- the ftsH gene encoding ATP-dependent zinc metalloprotease FtsH, whose translation MNSRSQSFFVYFLLLIAIGTMLYMGFRDNSKAAEPLTISKVAQQVQNGEIARIIVQSNDTIRVVRQNGTEETAAESRKESDTTLVDQLRSFGVTTEQLAQLDVEVSAPSAWGGVLSGALYLLPIIFMGGLLWFIFRQAQGSNNAAMSFGKSRARMFSGEHPTVTFADVAGAEESKQELAEVVEFLKEPQKFIQLGARIPKGVLLVGPPGTGKTLLAKAVSGEAGVPFFSISGSEFVEMFVGVGASRVRDLFEQAKRHSPCIIFVDEIDAVGRQRGAGLGGSHDEREQTLNQMLVEMDGFDTDTNVIIIAATNRPDILDPALMRPGRFDRRVTLDRPDVKGREAILRVHAKGKPLDPQADLATIARGTPGFAGADLENLVNEAAILSARRNKKAIGQPELEEAIERVVMGPERKSRLISEEEKRIIAYHEAGHAIVANAIAEADPVQKVTIVGRGQAGGVTWFRPDEDRILMSRKKMFATLAMALGGRAAEELIFDDITSGASNDIEQVTRMARAMVTRLGMSAELGTMTYGQKEEMIFLGREISEQRDYSEAVAEQIDREVRKIVEDAYKRAKSLVKKYRKQLDLIAKKLLEVESLNREEFEKLFPSPLGKKSGTPQVI comes from the coding sequence GTGAATTCCCGTAGTCAATCGTTTTTTGTGTATTTCCTTCTGCTCATTGCCATAGGCACCATGCTGTATATGGGCTTTCGTGACAATTCAAAGGCCGCAGAACCGCTTACCATTAGCAAGGTGGCGCAGCAGGTGCAGAATGGCGAAATTGCCCGGATTATCGTTCAGAGCAATGATACCATCCGCGTGGTGAGACAAAACGGCACTGAAGAAACTGCCGCTGAATCCCGTAAGGAGTCGGATACCACCCTGGTGGACCAACTCCGCAGTTTTGGCGTGACCACTGAACAGCTTGCCCAGCTGGATGTCGAAGTCAGTGCGCCTTCCGCCTGGGGCGGCGTGTTAAGCGGTGCGTTGTATCTTCTGCCGATTATCTTTATGGGTGGTCTGTTGTGGTTCATCTTCCGCCAGGCGCAGGGCAGCAACAATGCCGCCATGTCGTTTGGGAAGAGCCGCGCGCGCATGTTCAGCGGCGAGCATCCCACGGTGACCTTTGCCGATGTGGCCGGTGCGGAGGAATCAAAGCAGGAACTTGCCGAAGTGGTGGAGTTCCTGAAGGAACCGCAGAAGTTCATTCAACTCGGCGCACGCATCCCGAAGGGTGTGCTGCTGGTGGGTCCTCCGGGAACAGGCAAGACGCTTCTGGCGAAAGCCGTTTCGGGCGAAGCGGGTGTGCCGTTCTTCTCGATCTCAGGTTCCGAGTTCGTTGAAATGTTCGTGGGCGTGGGTGCAAGCCGTGTGCGTGACCTATTCGAACAGGCCAAACGACACTCGCCCTGCATCATCTTTGTGGATGAAATTGATGCCGTCGGCCGTCAGCGTGGCGCAGGGCTCGGCGGTTCGCATGACGAACGCGAACAGACCCTAAATCAAATGCTCGTTGAAATGGACGGCTTTGACACGGATACCAACGTCATCATCATTGCCGCAACCAACCGTCCCGACATTCTTGACCCGGCTCTGATGCGTCCCGGCCGCTTTGATCGCCGAGTCACCCTGGACCGTCCCGATGTGAAGGGGCGCGAAGCCATCCTCAGGGTCCATGCCAAGGGAAAGCCCTTGGATCCGCAGGCTGACCTCGCCACCATTGCGCGTGGTACACCCGGTTTTGCCGGCGCCGACCTTGAAAACCTCGTTAATGAAGCTGCAATTCTTTCCGCCCGTCGCAACAAGAAAGCCATTGGTCAGCCTGAACTGGAAGAGGCGATTGAACGTGTGGTCATGGGACCTGAACGCAAGTCCCGTTTGATCTCCGAGGAGGAAAAACGCATCATTGCCTACCATGAAGCTGGTCATGCCATTGTGGCGAACGCCATCGCTGAAGCAGACCCCGTGCAAAAAGTGACCATCGTGGGACGCGGGCAGGCCGGCGGCGTAACCTGGTTCCGCCCCGATGAAGACCGCATTCTCATGTCCCGCAAGAAAATGTTCGCCACGCTTGCCATGGCTCTGGGCGGGCGCGCCGCCGAGGAGTTGATCTTCGATGACATCACGTCGGGCGCATCCAACGACATCGAGCAGGTCACTCGCATGGCGCGCGCCATGGTTACCCGTTTGGGGATGAGCGCAGAACTCGGTACCATGACCTACGGGCAAAAGGAGGAGATGATCTTCCTTGGACGTGAGATCTCCGAACAGCGCGATTACTCCGAAGCCGTTGCCGAACAGATAGACCGCGAAGTCCGCAAGATCGTGGAGGATGCATACAAACGGGCCAAGTCCCTGGTCAAGAAATATCGCAAACAATTGGATCTGATTGCCAAAAAGCTGCTCGAAGTTGAATCTCTCAACCGCGAGGAATTCGAGAAGCTCTTCCCGTCCCCTTTGGGCAAGAAGAGCGGGACGCCGCAAGTGATTTAG
- a CDS encoding DUF3592 domain-containing protein, whose translation MDEFGWIMTGLGILMGIAGTICSIALPLLILGGVGYLIHKRNQQGKAFREAAQTWPSTRGTVLMSSVQMGYRGSVHPVVVYQYEVNGKPHQSQIIKAGEQYLNIRLAGQAQETVNRYPIGATVTVYYNPDNPAESALER comes from the coding sequence ATGGATGAATTTGGATGGATCATGACCGGGTTGGGTATCCTCATGGGAATAGCGGGCACGATATGCAGTATCGCCCTGCCTCTCTTGATTCTCGGCGGGGTCGGATACCTCATCCATAAGCGCAATCAGCAGGGCAAGGCGTTCCGTGAGGCGGCGCAGACATGGCCCAGCACGAGGGGAACGGTGCTGATGTCAAGCGTGCAAATGGGGTACAGAGGATCGGTCCATCCAGTGGTCGTTTATCAATACGAAGTGAACGGAAAACCCCATCAAAGCCAGATCATCAAGGCGGGCGAGCAATACCTGAATATTCGCTTGGCGGGACAGGCACAGGAGACCGTCAACCGTTATCCGATCGGGGCGACAGTCACGGTTTATTACAATCCCGACAACCCTGCCGAGTCCGCGCTGGAGAGATAG
- a CDS encoding response regulator: protein MDNTTVKRILCIEDEPGMIDLIRLILGRRGFEVHGAAGGMEGIKLIREILPDLVLLDLMMPDMDGWEVYQQMKTEPATRDIPVIVVTAKAQNIDKVLGLHVAKVDDYIAKPFSPQELMNSVEKVLQQKSSA, encoded by the coding sequence ATGGATAACACAACTGTCAAACGGATTCTTTGCATCGAAGATGAACCGGGCATGATCGATTTGATCCGGCTCATCCTGGGACGCCGCGGGTTCGAGGTGCATGGCGCGGCGGGCGGCATGGAAGGAATCAAATTAATTCGTGAAATCCTCCCGGACCTGGTACTGCTCGACCTGATGATGCCCGATATGGACGGCTGGGAAGTATACCAACAAATGAAAACCGAACCAGCCACGCGCGATATTCCCGTCATCGTCGTTACCGCAAAAGCACAGAACATTGACAAGGTACTCGGATTGCACGTCGCAAAAGTGGATGACTATATTGCCAAGCCCTTTAGTCCGCAAGAGTTAATGAACAGTGTGGAAAAAGTTCTCCAGCAGAAATCATCAGCCTGA
- a CDS encoding DUF192 domain-containing protein, which produces MQRPIYVNNLNKTLEQPARVGFCDSFLCKLRGLMFRTRLAPDDGLLLVETRDSRLETSIHMIFVQFDLAVFWINSDMTVVDKIIAKAWRPAYIPKADARYTLEIHPVRWGDYEVGDKVEFKDA; this is translated from the coding sequence ATGCAGCGTCCCATCTATGTAAACAACCTGAACAAAACACTCGAACAGCCTGCGCGTGTGGGATTCTGCGACTCATTCCTCTGCAAGTTGCGCGGACTCATGTTCCGAACGCGCCTCGCACCTGACGATGGCCTGCTCCTCGTCGAAACGCGTGATTCACGCCTCGAAACGTCCATCCACATGATCTTCGTGCAGTTCGACCTGGCTGTCTTCTGGATCAACTCCGACATGACCGTGGTGGACAAGATCATCGCAAAAGCGTGGCGTCCAGCCTACATTCCCAAAGCGGATGCGCGCTACACCCTGGAAATACACCCCGTCCGCTGGGGGGATTACGAGGTCGGCGACAAGGTTGAATTCAAGGATGCGTAA
- the miaA gene encoding tRNA (adenosine(37)-N6)-dimethylallyltransferase MiaA gives MPQKPPLILIVGPTAVGKTELAIQLAESLNGEIVSADSRLFYRGMDLGTAKPSPAEMARMPHHLIDIVNPDETLSLAVFQQKARAAIADIHARGKLPFLVGGTGQYIRAVTEGWSPPEVVPNDGLRNALEQITVERGKEWLHEKLTLLDHEAANDIDLRNVRRTIRALEVIFTTGRKFSEQRGQSDSPYHLIMIGLHRPRVELYQRVDERIEKMFGHGLLDEVKGLLDKGYPSTLPSMSAIGYRECVRVIKGELTIEQAKAEMKRMTRVFVRRQANWFKESDPQVQWFHPASEHVRKTIEVCIRNSL, from the coding sequence TTGCCCCAAAAACCGCCGCTCATTCTCATCGTCGGGCCAACCGCCGTCGGTAAAACGGAACTTGCCATTCAGTTGGCGGAATCCTTAAATGGGGAGATCGTCTCCGCGGATTCGCGCCTCTTTTACCGCGGCATGGACCTTGGCACCGCCAAACCGTCCCCCGCGGAGATGGCGCGCATGCCGCACCATTTGATCGACATCGTCAATCCGGACGAGACCTTGAGCCTGGCGGTCTTTCAGCAAAAAGCACGGGCCGCTATCGCCGACATTCACGCGCGCGGCAAACTGCCGTTTTTGGTCGGCGGAACCGGACAATACATCCGTGCGGTAACGGAGGGATGGAGCCCGCCCGAGGTTGTGCCAAACGATGGATTAAGAAATGCTCTTGAACAGATAACAGTGGAGAGAGGCAAAGAGTGGTTACACGAAAAACTTACCCTTCTCGACCATGAAGCCGCCAACGATATTGACTTGCGAAATGTCCGCCGCACGATCCGCGCGTTGGAGGTTATTTTTACCACGGGGAGAAAATTCTCCGAGCAGCGCGGACAGAGCGACTCGCCATATCACTTGATCATGATTGGGCTGCACCGTCCGCGCGTGGAACTTTATCAGCGCGTGGATGAACGGATCGAGAAAATGTTTGGGCATGGATTGCTCGATGAAGTAAAAGGTCTGCTTGATAAAGGCTACCCTTCCACTTTGCCAAGCATGTCTGCAATCGGGTATCGCGAATGCGTCAGAGTTATTAAAGGTGAATTGACCATCGAGCAGGCAAAGGCGGAGATGAAGCGCATGACCAGGGTCTTTGTCCGCAGACAGGCGAATTGGTTCAAGGAGTCCGATCCGCAAGTGCAATGGTTTCATCCAGCAAGTGAACATGTACGCAAGACCATCGAGGTTTGCATTCGTAACTCGCTGTGA
- a CDS encoding cation diffusion facilitator family transporter, which yields MTTTSTDRSFLTRFAWLSIGAAVLTITLKTIAYLLTGSVGLLSDALESVVNLMGALMALAMLTIAARPADEDHAYGHGKAEYFSSGVEGTLILIAAVSIIVAAVPRLITPRPLEQIGLGLGVSVAASLINLIVALILLQAAKRYNSVTLEANAHHLLTDVWTSVGVLIGVGAVALTGWQRLDPIVAFIVAVNIIWSGIRIVRTSALGLMDTALSAEEQNRVKNALEPHIKNGVQYHALRTRQSGARQFVSLHVLVPGRWTVQRGHQMLESIEADIRRALPSVTVFTHLESLNDPASWDDTDLDRTDPPP from the coding sequence ATGACGACTACCTCGACAGATCGCTCATTCCTTACACGCTTTGCCTGGCTTTCGATCGGCGCAGCAGTTCTCACAATAACCCTGAAGACCATAGCCTATCTTTTGACGGGTTCGGTGGGCCTGCTTTCAGATGCGCTTGAATCCGTGGTCAATCTAATGGGTGCGCTCATGGCACTGGCCATGCTGACCATCGCCGCCCGCCCGGCGGATGAAGACCACGCGTATGGGCATGGCAAAGCCGAATACTTTTCCAGCGGCGTCGAAGGGACGTTGATCCTGATCGCAGCGGTCAGTATTATTGTTGCGGCAGTCCCCAGATTAATTACACCCAGACCGCTCGAACAAATCGGCCTGGGGCTGGGGGTCTCGGTCGCCGCTTCGCTGATTAACCTGATCGTCGCACTTATCCTGTTGCAGGCCGCTAAACGATACAATTCGGTTACGCTGGAGGCCAATGCGCACCACCTGCTTACGGATGTATGGACCTCGGTGGGTGTGTTGATCGGGGTTGGCGCAGTCGCACTGACCGGGTGGCAGCGGTTGGATCCGATTGTGGCATTCATTGTTGCGGTCAATATCATCTGGTCGGGGATTCGCATCGTGCGAACATCCGCGTTGGGATTAATGGACACCGCCTTATCCGCCGAGGAGCAAAACCGCGTAAAAAACGCACTGGAGCCGCATATAAAAAACGGAGTGCAGTATCATGCATTGCGCACCCGCCAGTCAGGAGCCAGACAGTTCGTTTCGCTGCATGTGCTCGTCCCCGGCCGTTGGACGGTCCAGCGCGGCCACCAGATGCTGGAAAGCATCGAGGCGGACATCCGCCGCGCACTGCCCAGCGTGACCGTGTTCACCCATTTAGAGTCGCTCAACGATCCCGCATCCTGGGATGACACAGACCTGGACCGCACCGATCCGCCGCCATAA
- a CDS encoding cyclic nucleotide-binding domain-containing protein produces the protein MSNLVNFLKQSDIFYQFTPTQLELVGNLCREVVFQSGELIFQENSDSKELYVIMQGEVDIVINRGAAGETEKKETAVARLRRGQSFGEVALVDEGVRSASARVAQKDTHLLVIQREKIIMLCETYPQLGYRLMNNLAADLAMKIRNTDLRIREQLLYKPYDKK, from the coding sequence ATGAGCAACCTTGTCAATTTTCTAAAACAAAGTGATATTTTTTACCAGTTCACTCCAACCCAGCTTGAATTGGTGGGGAATTTGTGCCGGGAGGTTGTTTTTCAATCAGGCGAACTTATCTTTCAGGAGAATAGCGACAGCAAGGAATTGTATGTGATCATGCAGGGCGAGGTGGATATCGTGATCAATCGCGGCGCGGCAGGCGAGACGGAAAAAAAAGAGACTGCAGTGGCACGGCTTCGCAGGGGGCAGTCGTTTGGGGAAGTGGCCTTGGTGGATGAGGGCGTACGCTCTGCTTCTGCGCGCGTGGCACAAAAGGATACCCACCTGCTGGTCATCCAGAGGGAAAAGATTATCATGCTGTGTGAAACGTATCCGCAGTTGGGGTATCGTCTGATGAACAACCTCGCTGCCGACCTGGCGATGAAAATCCGCAACACCGACCTGCGCATCCGCGAACAGCTTTTGTATAAGCCGTACGACAAGAAATAG
- a CDS encoding peptidoglycan DD-metalloendopeptidase family protein, with the protein MRNHTLISFLLLAMAVSFHPVHAQDGTGPVYIIQPGDSLSSIAARFNVSMNELMSANGITDPNQLAAGQQLVIPGLEGVTGTLRTEVINFGDSYRSLMRQTQIPKDLFRKLNRIVSPGEFYVGVSMIVPVQTENRNNTRISPNAGESMLEVAVKNNTDVWTLADINDLQGSWDGLPGDTLFAPGENSSANTTGLPSAFISAEIRDLPIKQGGTGVIKVQTLPEVTLGGLLVDHPLNFFPDQDGLQIALQGVHALLEPGVYPLRLDATLPDGSKQSYEQFILITSGFYPDDPLLYVDVATIDPASTEPELQQLIDLTTPATPTKLWSGDFISPAIAYAESTYFTSRYGNRRTYIGQGTELQVQGFHTGLDFGGGDGLAITAPAAGRVVFAGPWTVRGNATVIDHGWGVYSGFWHQSAIQVQAGDMVEKNQVIGLVGGTGRVTGAHLHWELWVNGIQVDPLDWLIQTYP; encoded by the coding sequence ATGCGTAACCACACACTCATTTCCTTTCTGCTGCTAGCGATGGCGGTGTCCTTCCACCCAGTCCATGCACAGGATGGAACAGGACCCGTATATATTATCCAGCCCGGGGACAGCCTGTCGTCCATTGCCGCGCGCTTCAATGTGAGCATGAATGAACTCATGTCTGCAAATGGGATTACAGACCCAAACCAGCTCGCAGCGGGGCAGCAGCTTGTCATACCGGGGCTTGAGGGTGTAACAGGAACGCTGCGCACCGAAGTCATCAACTTCGGAGATTCCTATCGCAGTCTTATGCGGCAGACTCAGATCCCCAAGGACCTGTTCAGGAAACTTAACCGCATCGTCAGCCCGGGCGAATTCTATGTGGGCGTGAGCATGATCGTCCCGGTACAGACGGAAAACCGCAACAACACACGCATTTCGCCGAACGCGGGTGAATCCATGCTTGAGGTCGCTGTAAAAAACAATACAGACGTGTGGACTCTGGCAGATATCAACGACCTGCAAGGCTCATGGGACGGCCTGCCGGGTGATACGCTTTTTGCCCCTGGTGAAAACAGCAGCGCGAACACAACCGGTCTGCCCTCGGCATTCATCAGCGCCGAGATACGCGACCTGCCCATCAAACAGGGCGGTACCGGCGTCATCAAGGTACAAACCCTCCCGGAGGTTACCCTGGGCGGCTTGCTTGTTGACCACCCATTGAATTTCTTTCCAGATCAGGACGGCCTGCAGATCGCATTACAGGGAGTCCATGCCTTGCTCGAGCCGGGCGTCTACCCTCTGCGGCTGGATGCCACGCTTCCCGATGGAAGCAAACAATCCTACGAGCAGTTCATTTTGATCACCTCGGGCTTTTATCCCGACGACCCGCTCCTTTATGTGGACGTCGCCACCATAGACCCGGCCTCGACGGAACCTGAATTACAGCAATTAATCGATCTGACAACTCCGGCGACTCCCACAAAACTTTGGTCTGGCGACTTTATTTCCCCTGCCATCGCCTACGCCGAATCCACATACTTTACCTCGCGCTATGGGAACCGGCGCACCTACATTGGGCAGGGAACTGAACTACAAGTTCAGGGGTTTCATACCGGTCTGGATTTCGGCGGCGGAGATGGGCTGGCAATCACAGCACCCGCGGCGGGACGGGTGGTCTTCGCAGGGCCCTGGACGGTGCGCGGCAACGCCACCGTCATTGACCACGGCTGGGGGGTGTACAGCGGCTTCTGGCACCAGTCTGCCATACAGGTGCAGGCGGGTGACATGGTGGAGAAAAACCAGGTCATCGGTCTTGTGGGCGGAACAGGGCGTGTGACTGGCGCGCACCTGCATTGGGAATTGTGGGTAAACGGCATCCAGGTGGATCCGCTCGATTGGCTGATTCAAACCTACCCATAA
- a CDS encoding branched-chain amino acid ABC transporter substrate-binding protein — protein sequence MNKRLLALLSVLVLASMVLAACGGSAPAGGGDSGSPAVGYECMDALGCVTIGPGEPVHIAYWGVLSGADGSLGEDSKRGVEIAIDDLGGTFQGHDILLTTEDALCTPEGGATAATKLATDTSIVGLIGSSCSDETVGGIATLSNAGLTTISPSNTRPVLSDPNRGPDYAGYLRTAHSDAFQGKAVAEFAYNELGIRKAATIHDGSAYAEALQQVFADEFTALGGEIVAQEAVAKDATDMRPVLTTVAAAGPEFVYFPVFVAAGGFIVNQIRDVAGLEDVKVAGSDGIFTADFLKAGGENTVGMYLSSPDFGAFPGGYPEFIEKHNAKYGGAPLSVFHAHAYDATNILFTALEQVAVVEADGTIYVPRQALRDAIYATQNFQGVTGSLSCSPSGDCGAPVIAIYEITSADPDAWDPQNETNPNPKKIYP from the coding sequence ATGAATAAGCGTTTGCTCGCTTTACTATCCGTGCTGGTTCTTGCCAGCATGGTGCTTGCCGCCTGTGGTGGTTCTGCCCCCGCCGGTGGTGGGGACAGTGGAAGTCCTGCCGTCGGTTATGAGTGCATGGATGCGCTCGGCTGCGTCACTATCGGCCCAGGTGAACCCGTCCACATTGCCTATTGGGGTGTCCTCTCCGGTGCTGATGGCAGCCTCGGTGAAGACTCCAAGCGCGGCGTCGAAATCGCCATTGACGACCTCGGCGGTACATTCCAGGGACATGACATCCTGTTGACCACCGAAGACGCTCTATGCACCCCTGAAGGTGGTGCAACTGCAGCGACCAAACTCGCAACCGACACCTCGATCGTCGGCCTGATTGGTTCCAGCTGCTCGGATGAGACCGTCGGCGGTATCGCCACCCTTTCCAACGCCGGTTTGACCACCATCTCCCCGTCCAACACCCGCCCGGTCCTGAGCGACCCGAACCGCGGTCCTGACTACGCTGGTTACCTGCGCACCGCCCACAGCGATGCATTCCAGGGCAAGGCTGTGGCTGAGTTTGCATATAATGAACTCGGCATCCGTAAAGCCGCGACCATCCATGATGGCTCCGCCTATGCCGAAGCACTCCAGCAGGTCTTTGCCGATGAATTCACCGCCCTTGGTGGTGAGATTGTCGCCCAGGAAGCAGTTGCCAAGGATGCCACCGACATGCGCCCTGTGTTGACCACGGTTGCCGCTGCCGGCCCTGAGTTTGTTTACTTCCCAGTGTTCGTAGCTGCTGGCGGTTTTATCGTCAACCAGATCCGTGACGTGGCCGGTCTCGAAGATGTCAAGGTCGCCGGTTCAGACGGCATCTTCACCGCCGACTTCCTCAAGGCTGGCGGCGAAAACACCGTAGGCATGTATCTCTCCAGCCCGGACTTCGGCGCCTTCCCCGGCGGGTATCCTGAATTCATCGAGAAGCACAACGCCAAGTACGGCGGCGCACCCCTCTCTGTGTTCCATGCCCACGCCTATGATGCGACCAATATCCTCTTCACTGCGCTCGAACAGGTTGCCGTTGTGGAAGCCGATGGAACCATCTATGTTCCGCGCCAGGCTCTCCGTGACGCCATCTACGCCACCCAGAACTTCCAGGGTGTGACCGGCTCACTCTCCTGCAGCCCCTCCGGTGACTGCGGCGCTCCGGTGATCGCGATCTACGAAATCACCAGTGCAGACCCGGATGCTTGGGATCCCCAGAACGAAACCAACCCCAACCCCAAGAAAATCTATCCGTAG
- a CDS encoding exodeoxyribonuclease III, producing the protein MKIITWNVNGLRAVLGRRALDWAFAQGADALCLQEVKAREEQLNEEQRAMLKLPFVWNSAQRPGYSGVTTFFREQPDEIVAGMGEPKFDMEGRVIQTVWAGLRLFNIYFPNGQRGHDRVEYKLEFYACLLELCNALHKKGENIIICGDLNTAHMPIDLKNPKANEKTSGFLLEEREWVQKFLGHGFVDAYRHLYPERVQYTWWTYRLNARERGIGWRLDYFLVSENLLPRVKDVIIHDGVMGSDHCPVELVLE; encoded by the coding sequence ATGAAGATCATCACTTGGAACGTGAACGGCCTTCGGGCCGTGCTGGGCCGGCGGGCATTGGATTGGGCGTTTGCCCAAGGGGCGGACGCACTGTGCCTGCAGGAGGTGAAGGCGCGCGAAGAGCAATTGAATGAAGAACAGCGTGCCATGTTGAAACTCCCGTTTGTGTGGAATTCGGCGCAGCGCCCCGGTTACAGCGGGGTGACAACTTTCTTTAGGGAACAGCCTGACGAGATCGTGGCAGGCATGGGCGAACCGAAATTTGATATGGAGGGACGCGTCATTCAGACCGTTTGGGCTGGTCTGCGTCTCTTCAACATCTACTTCCCGAACGGCCAGCGCGGTCATGACCGCGTGGAGTATAAACTTGAGTTCTACGCCTGCCTGCTTGAGTTATGCAATGCGCTTCATAAGAAAGGGGAGAATATTATCATCTGCGGTGATTTAAACACCGCCCACATGCCCATTGATTTGAAGAATCCGAAGGCGAATGAAAAGACTTCGGGCTTCCTGCTGGAGGAACGCGAATGGGTGCAAAAATTTCTGGGTCATGGGTTTGTGGATGCGTACCGTCATTTGTATCCTGAGCGGGTCCAATACACCTGGTGGACGTACCGCCTAAATGCACGGGAGCGGGGCATCGGCTGGCGCCTGGATTATTTTCTGGTCTCGGAGAATCTCCTGCCGCGCGTGAAGGACGTGATCATCCACGATGGAGTGATGGGTTCAGATCATTGCCCCGTGGAATTGGTGTTGGAGTAG
- a CDS encoding long-chain fatty acid--CoA ligase — MDSKVWQKNYDRGVPFTIEYPKAPLFYFLEEAARKYPDRACTIFKGAVVTYKEMNEISDRVAAALVDMGLKKGDRVGIFMPNTPQFVMVYYGILKAGGAVVATNPLYTPPEIEHQASDAGIEYMFVMTNFYETIKKAQPKTKIKKLIVTNLKETLPPVLRLLFTLAREKKGGFRIEGGLRDGDIWFQDLLAKYKDASKPNVEVGPEDTALFQYSGGTTGISKGAVAMHRNVVANTLQIKSFMPNLEIGNEVVLMAIPLFHVYGMVAGMNFAMATGSSMVMVPNPRDLKDVLDNLSKFKATIFPGVPALYNGINNFPAVKAGKYDLSSIKACISGSAPLLRETKERFEKLTGGKLVEGYGLSETPTATHCNPLEGENKTGSIGIPLPDVEVKIISLDDGETEMPQGEIGEIVIHGPQVMKGYHNMPTETANTLRTLSDGKVWLFTGDIARVDEDGYFYIVDRKKELIKPGGYQVWPREVEEVVAAHPKVMDVGVAGIPDAYRGETVKAWVVVKPGETLTEEELKAFCKERLAAYKVPTHYEFRDELPKTTVGKILRRELVRQHKETNPS, encoded by the coding sequence ATGGACAGCAAGGTATGGCAAAAGAATTACGACAGGGGGGTTCCATTCACAATCGAATATCCGAAAGCGCCGCTCTTCTACTTTTTGGAGGAAGCCGCGCGCAAGTATCCCGACCGCGCCTGCACGATCTTTAAGGGCGCGGTCGTTACTTATAAGGAAATGAATGAAATTTCCGATCGTGTCGCTGCTGCGCTGGTGGATATGGGTTTGAAGAAGGGCGACCGCGTGGGCATCTTCATGCCGAACACGCCGCAATTCGTGATGGTGTATTACGGCATCCTCAAGGCCGGCGGCGCAGTGGTCGCCACCAATCCGCTGTATACGCCGCCCGAGATCGAGCATCAGGCCAGTGACGCAGGCATCGAGTACATGTTCGTGATGACGAATTTCTACGAGACCATCAAAAAAGCCCAACCGAAGACCAAGATCAAAAAACTGATCGTGACCAACCTGAAAGAGACCCTGCCGCCTGTTCTGCGCCTCCTATTCACACTGGCGCGTGAAAAGAAAGGCGGATTCAGGATCGAGGGCGGCCTGCGCGACGGCGACATCTGGTTCCAGGATCTGCTTGCAAAATACAAGGACGCTTCAAAACCCAACGTGGAGGTGGGTCCTGAGGATACGGCATTGTTCCAATATTCGGGCGGCACCACGGGCATCTCGAAGGGCGCCGTTGCCATGCACCGCAATGTAGTGGCAAATACGCTCCAGATCAAATCATTTATGCCGAACCTTGAGATTGGCAACGAGGTGGTGCTGATGGCCATTCCGCTCTTCCATGTCTATGGCATGGTGGCAGGCATGAACTTTGCGATGGCGACGGGTTCCAGCATGGTGATGGTTCCCAATCCGCGCGATTTAAAGGATGTATTGGATAATCTCTCCAAATTCAAAGCAACCATTTTCCCCGGTGTGCCAGCCCTGTACAATGGCATCAATAACTTCCCAGCGGTGAAGGCGGGCAAGTATGACCTTTCGTCCATCAAAGCCTGCATCTCAGGCTCTGCCCCGCTTCTGCGCGAGACCAAGGAACGATTCGAAAAATTAACGGGCGGCAAATTAGTCGAAGGGTATGGACTCTCCGAAACCCCGACCGCCACGCACTGCAATCCCCTGGAAGGCGAGAACAAGACCGGTTCCATCGGCATCCCCTTGCCCGACGTTGAAGTAAAGATCATCAGCCTCGATGACGGCGAAACCGAAATGCCGCAGGGCGAGATCGGCGAGATCGTCATTCACGGTCCGCAGGTGATGAAGGGCTATCACAATATGCCCACCGAAACAGCCAACACACTCAGAACCTTGAGCGATGGCAAAGTCTGGCTGTTCACCGGCGACATTGCCCGCGTGGACGAGGACGGCTACTTCTACATCGTTGACCGCAAGAAGGAACTCATCAAACCCGGCGGCTACCAGGTCTGGCCGCGCGAGGTGGAGGAGGTTGTCGCCGCGCATCCCAAGGTTATGGACGTGGGCGTGGCAGGCATCCCCGATGCATATCGCGGTGAGACGGTCAAAGCCTGGGTGGTGGTCAAACCAGGCGAAACGTTGACGGAGGAGGAACTCAAAGCCTTCTGCAAGGAAAGACTCGCCGCGTACAAAGTCCCCACTCATTACGAGTTCAGGGATGAACTGCCGAAGACCACCGTCGGCAAGATCCTGCGCCGCGAACTGGTACGGCAGCATAAGGAAACAAATCCCTCATAA